In Rosa chinensis cultivar Old Blush chromosome 1, RchiOBHm-V2, whole genome shotgun sequence, a genomic segment contains:
- the LOC112169436 gene encoding uncharacterized protein LOC112169436 produces MLMMKVPTPAGTATIRGDQAAARKCYSLTVSRGKRKSEMLHVATNPLLDRYEDPRADTDSDEERPGAVEDIEEVVLSKQFPDRTVRIGTRLSPVVMEGLISFLRSNTSAFPWSYEDMPGIPPEIATHNLSIVPYSTPVRQKRRAFTHDKYRAIQVEVKKLIAINFIREVTYPRWLANVVMPFGLKNAGATYQRLVNAMFEEVIGTIMEVYVDDMLVKSLTPEDHVANLSIVFTIILRNGMRLKPQKCIFGVEVGKFLEYIISHRGIEANPEKVQAILDMVSPTYRNEVQSLHVEMIAWTAEHEAAFLGLKSYLSEVPLLYKPVPGEMLYVYLAASSTAVSSVLIRKDSDCEYPVYYDGKRYTRAESRYPDIERVALALLVSARKLRHYFQAHSITVFTNHPLRQVLQKPEVSGKLIKWAIELGEFDIKYQPRTAIKGQAAADFISESIPSNNPNQESPEPLAAYPPPPSTWRLYVDGASNKKTSGAGILLISPDEQVYEYAVKFAFKASNNAAEYEALIAGLQIARELGVPHLSIFSDSQLVVNQVSGNFEAKEPHMSSYQALARALVQRFTSYIFTQIPRAENDKADALAKLASTSPNLTYGATKVEILASPSTSKTVSEIFVVDHTASWMDPILKYMVDGLTPDDKVEARRLQQRSARYTIMNGKLYKRGHCFPNLKCVTPEEDHKIMKDIHAGVCGNHAGARSLAHKTLRAGYFWPTMSALAQTISSSCHKCQMYANIPRAPPITLSILLAPWPFCQWGLDLMVNFPQQWDSSNTPLLSWTTKQSGWRQNLSSPSPRKRSKASYGRTFTAGLESRIP; encoded by the exons atgttgatgatgaaagTACCAACCCCGGCCGGCACTGCTACGATCCGGGGTGATCAGGCCGCCGCGAGGAAGTGCTATTCTCTAACTGTATCACGCGGTAAGAGAAAGTCTGAAATGTTGCACGTAGCTACTAACCCTCTGCTGGACAGGTACGAGGATCCCAGAGCCGATACCGACTCTGACGAAGAACGGCCTGGTGCCGTAGAGGACATTGAAGAGGTGGTCCTATCAAAGCAGTTCCCGGACAGGACTGTTAGGATTGGTACAAGGCTGTCTCCGGTTGTCATGGAAGGATTGATCTCGTTTCTCCGATCTAACACATCTGCATTCCCCTGGTCctatgaggacatgcccggtATACCGCCAGAGATAGCCACGCACAATCTTAGTATTGTTCCTTACTCAACACCAGTAAGACAAAAGCGAAGGGCCTTCACACACGATAAGTACCGGGCTATCCAGGTTGAGGTAAAGAAGCTGATCGCCATCAACTTTATCAGGGAAGTAACATACCCCCGGTGGTTAGCCAACGTG GTCATGCCTTTCGGGTTAAAGAACGCAGGTGCcacttatcagcgacttgtcAACGCCATGTTTGAGGAGGTTATCGGTACTATCAtggaggtctacgtggacgacatgctggtAAAAAGTTTAACTCCGGAGGATCATGTAGCCAACTTGTCAATCGTCTTTACCATCATATTGCGCAATGGGATGCGGCTTAAACCACAGAAGTGCATCTTCGGGGTCGAGGTAGGAAAGTTTCTCGAgtacatcattagccacaggggaattgaggccaatccaGAGAAGGTGCAGGCTATATTAGACATGGTGTCCCCAACCTACAGGAACGAGGTCCAATCTCTT CACGTCGAGATGATAGCCTGGACAGCGGAGCACGAGGCTGCTTTCCTCGGCTTGAAGTCATACTTGTCAGAGGTACCTCTACTCTACAAACCTGTTCCCGGAGAGATGCTCTACGTATATCTGGCGGCATCGTCAACGGCTGTGAGCTCAGTCCTGATTAGGAAGGACTCCGATTGTGAGTACCCAGTGTACTACGATGGAAAACGTTACACTAGGGCAGAATCCAGGTACCCGGACATTGAAAGAGTGGCACTGGCTCTCCTGGTATCAGCCCGGAAGCTCAGACATTACTTCCAGGCACACTCGATCACCgttttcactaatcacccattGAGGCAGGTTTTACAAAAACCAGAGGTATCGGGCAAgttaattaaatgggccatcgagctgGGGGAGTTCGATATCAAGTACCAGCCCCGGACAGCCATCAAAGGCCAGGCAGCGGCAGATTTTATTTCAGAATCAATCCCTTCCAATAACCCAAACCAGGAATCACCTGAACCACTAGCCGCATATCCACCTCCGCCAAGCACTTGGCGATTATACGTTGATGGAGCATCCAACAAGAAAACCAGCGGAGCCGGTATCTTGCTAATTAGCCCGGACGAGCAAGTCTACGAGTACGCCGTCAAATTTGCCTTCAAAGCATCCAACAATGCAGCAGAGTACGAGGCACTTATAGCAGGTCTGCAGATCGCCCGGGAGCTAGGGGTGCCGCACCTTAgtatcttcagtgattctcagTTAGTCGTAAACCAGGTCAGCGGTAACTTCGAGGCAAAGGAGCCCCACATGTCCTCCTACCAGGCCTTGGCCCGGGCATTAGTTCAGAGGTTTACCTCCTAcatttttacccaaataccGAGGGCAGAAAACGACAAGGCAGACGCCCTTGCAAAGCTCGCATCAACTTCTCCAAACCTTACCTATGGGGCCACCAAGGTCGAAATACTCGCTAGCCCTAGCACTTCTAAAACGGTGTCAGAAATATTTGTGGTGGATCACACAgcttcatggatggacccaattttgaaatacatgGTCGACGGCCTAACACCGGATGATAAGGTCGAGGCCAGAAGACTACAGCAAAGGTCAGCTCGATACACGATCATGAATGGCAAACTGTACAAAAGGGGGCATTGCTTTCCCAACCTGAAGTGTGTAACACCGGAGGAAgatcacaaaataatgaaggacatTCACGCTGGTGTATGTGGTAACCATGCCGGAGCCCGATCTCTTGCGCACAAGACCCTAAGGGCAGGATAtttctggccaaccatgtcggcccTGGCCCAAACAATATCTagttcttgccacaaatgccaaatgtatgcaaatatccCAAGGGCACCGCCCATCACCCTTTCCATCCTCCTTGCACCATGGCCGTTCTGTCAGTGGGGTTTGGACTTGATGGTAAACTTCCCACAGCAATGGGACAGTTCAAATACGCCATTGTTGTCgtggactaccaaacaaagtgggtgGAGGCAGAACCTCTCGTCGCCATCACCACGGAAAAGGTCAAAAGCTTCCTATGGAAGAACATTTACTGCAGGTTTGGAGTCCCGGATACCATAG